In Kutzneria kofuensis, the DNA window CGTGGATGGTCGTCGACGGCGACGGTGTGTTCCGCAGCCAACGCAACGAGCCGAAGCTGGCCGTGGTGCGGCCCTCGGTCGTCGACGGCCGACTGCGGGTGTCGGCCCCGGACATCGAGGACCTGGTGCTCGACGTCGTGCCGGACGGTCAGCGCCGGCCGGTTCGCGTGCACAACTGGGACGGCGTCGGCGTCGACCAGGGGCAGGCGGCCGCGGACTGGTTCAGCGAGGTCCTCGGCGAGCCGTCCCGACTGGTCGGCCTGCCGCCGGAGCACGTCCGGCCGTCCACCGGCGAGCACGAGGGGCTGACCGGTTTCGCCGACGCGCACGCGCTGCTGGTGACCTCGCTGGCGTCCCTGGACGGCCTGAACGGGCGGATCCTGGACAAGGGCGCGGAGCCGGTGCCGATGAACCGGTTCCGGCCGAACATCGTGATCAGCGGCTGGCCGGAGCCGCACACCGAGGACCGGGTGCGCCGGATGGCCATCGGCGACGCCGAGTTCGGCTACGCCAAGATCTGCGTGCGCTGCGCGGTGCCGATGGTCGACCAGGCCACCGGCCGCCGCGCCGGCCCGGAGCCGATCCGCTCGCTGGCCCAGTACCGGCGCGACCCCGGCGGCGGGGTCACGTTCGGCATGAAGGCGGTCGTGCTGCGGCCCGGCACGATCTCCGTCGGCGACGCCGTGACGGTCGGCCGCTGGGCGGACGTGTCTAGCTTCGCAGGCGAACCCGCCTGACCCGGTAGTCCGGCGACAGCGTCAGCTCGCGGCCGCCGCGCAGCGAGACGTGCAGCAGGTCGTCCGGGGCCGGCCGCGTCTCGGCGACCTGCGCGGCCGGCCCGATGCCGCCGTACGGGCGAAACCAGTCACCGGGTCGGAGGTCCGAAGCGGGCACGGAATCCAGGTTCACGGCCGGTGAAGACGGCTGCACGTAACGGATCCACACCTGCCACAGCGCGAAACCCGCTGCGGCGCACGGAAACGGCAGCCACGGCACGTCGAACGGCAGCGCCATCAGGCCGAAGGCCGCCGCCGGCCAGATCCCGGTGCTGATCGGGACGCGGCCGACCTGGAGCCAGCCGGTCGTGCGGACCATGCCGTCGGGACGGAAACCACGCGGCACCCTGCCGTCCGGGAGTCGCGCGGTCATGCGGGGTGAATACGCCATCGCCGGAGGGCCGTTTCGCCGCTCTCGCCGGGTTCACTCGAACGGCCGGGTGACCGAACACGTAGGCTGCCCGTCGTGCCCGCTCTCACTGACTACGCGCAGATCGCCGCCGGCAAGGTCCGCGAGCTCTACCGGGTTGACGACGAGCTGCTGCTGCTGGTCGCGTCCGACCGGATCTCCGCCTACGACTGGGTGCTGCCCACCGAGATCCCGGACAAGGGCGCGGTGCTCACGGCGATGAGCGTGTTCTGGTTCGAGGCGCTGGGCGACATCGTGCCCAACCATCTCGTCTCCGACGACGACCCCCGGATCCCCGCCGAGGTGCGTGGCCGGGCGCTGCTGGTGCGCAGCCTGAAGATGATCGAGTTCGAGTGCGTGGCCCGGGGCTACCTCACCGGCTCGGGGTTGATCGACTACAACAACACCGGCGCGGTCTGCGGTGTGCGGCTGCCGGCCGGCCTGGTCGAGTCGTCCCGGCTGGCCGAGCCGATCTTCACGCCGGCCACCAAGGCGCCGCTGGGCGAGCACGACGAGAACATCACCTTCGAGCAGATGGCCGCCGGCGGCGCGGAAACCGCCGCCGAGCTGCGGGACCTCACGCTCGCCGTGTACAAGCGCGGCGCGGAGATCGCGGAGAAGGCGGGTCTCATCCTCGCTGACACCAAGCTGGAGTTCGGCCGCGACGCGAACGGCCGGATCGTGCTGGGCGACGAGGTCCTCACGCCGGACTCGTCCCGCTACTGGCCGTTGGACGGCTATCAGGCCGGCCGCGTGCAGCCCTCGTACGACAAGCAGTACGTGCGGGACTGGCTGACCTCGCCGGAGTCGGGCTGGGACCGCAAGTCCAACACGCCGCCCCCGCCGCTGCCCGACGACGTCGTCGCGGCCACCCGCGCCAAGTACGTGGAAGCGTACGAAAAGGTCACCGGCCGACGGTTCTGACAGGGTTCGCCGACGCGTCACCTCACCGTCAGGCCGGGGCCATGCCGGTGCGGCGCACTTAGTGGGTGAGCTCCCGGCTGGTCGTCTCGCTGTCCGGCATCAACGCCCGAACGCTCGCGCAGGCCACCGGGCTGGCCGCCGAGCTGGATTCGCGCGGGGTGCCGCTGTCGCTGCTGGTCGCCCCGAGGGTGGGCCGGCACTCGGCGGACTCGCCCGCACTGCGGTGGGTCCGCAGCCGAGCCGCCGGCGGCGACGCCGTCGTGCTGCACGGCATCGACCACGACCTCGACCCGTGCCGCCGGCCCCGCATCATCCGCCGGCAGGCCGAGTTCGCCGCGCTGCCCGCGCACGAGGCGAACCTGCGCCTGGTCGCGGCCCGGGCCCTGCTCGAACGGCTGGACCTGCGCACCGACTACTTCGCCCCACCGCGCTGGCTGGCGTCCAACGGCACGCTGATCGCCTTGCGCCGCCACGGTTTCCGGCTGTGCGCGGACGTGACGGCGGTGCGGGACCTGTTCAGCGGCGCCGTGATACCCGGTCGCGTGCACGGGCTGGCCCGCACCGAGCGCGGCGAGCAGTGGCTGTGCTGGGCGCTGGTGCTCGGCGTCGCGCGGGCGGCCCGCCGCGGCGGGCTGGTGCGCGTCGCGGCGGACGCCAACGACCTGCACCGGCCCGGGCCGCGGCAGGCGGTGCTCGACGCGATCGACATCGCCCTGCACCACGGCGCCGAACCGATGACCTACGCGGGGCTACACCTTCGTCGCCTCGCCGTGAGCTAGCCGCACGATCTCGGTGCCCTCGGGCTTGGTCTGGTTGAGCCAGTTCTCCGCGAGCATGTGGCCGAGGTCGTTGTGCAGCCCCTCGTGGATCGGCACGCCCACGCGCGGCTTGACCGCCTTGACGTAGTCGAGTACCTCGGCCAGCTTCAGCCACGGCGCCGACTCCGGCACGCCCAGCACGTCCACGTCCCCCGCCGGCCGCGCGAACGAGTCGCCGGGGTGCAGGAACGCGCCGCCGTCGACCAGGTAGCCGACGTTGGTGATGCCGGGCAGGTCGCCGTAGATGCTGGCGTGCTGGCCGCCGATCACGTCGACGGTGGCGCCGGCCAGCGTCAGCTTGTCGCCGGCGTTCGCGACGGTGTGCTCGAGGCCCAACTCCTTGACGATGCCCGCGGAGTCCGGGTCCACCACGAGTTTCGCGCCCGGATTGGCCGCGAGCAGCGCCGGCAGCCGGTCCCGGTCGAGGTGGTCGAAGTGCTGGTGGGTGATCAGCACCGCGTCCAGGCCCTCGGTCTGCTCGAAGCCGGTGGCGAGCGTGCCCGGGTCGATCAGCAGCCGCGCCGAGCCCGTGTCGAGCAGCACGCATGCGTGTCCGAAGTGGACGATTTGCATCGATGGCTCCTTCGCTACGTGTGCCTCCACCCTATGCCTGGAGCCGGTCCAGCACCTCGGTTTCCTGTGCGGCGGTGAGGCCAGCCCTGCGTTCCCGGTCGAAGCCCAGCTCGTCCTCCACCGCCAGCGCGCCGCGCACCGCGTCGGCGAACGACCGGATCTTCAGCCCCGCCGCGATGGCCGGCTCCGCGTCGTGCGCCGTGAAGCCGTAGTCCTCCGGCGGCACCCACAGCGGCAGCGACTTCGGGCCCGCCCAGTAGCCGACCTCGTTGTCCCGCAACTGTTCCTCGCTCGCCCACACGATCTCGGTGTCGGCCGGCGCGACGACTTCCCTGATCTCGTCGAGGAGTTCGGTGAGCGGCCGGGCCGGCCCGATGCCGTCGTACACGCCGGCGATGCCCTGCTCGCCCGCGTCCACGAACCACGACGCCAGGTCGCGGACGTCCACGTGCTGGGTGAGCTGCCCCTCGGCCGCCGGCGCCAGCACCCGGCCGCCCCGCGCGAACCGCCCCGGCCAGTACCCGAACCGGTCGCTGCGGTCACCCGGGCCGGTGATCAGACCCGACCGCACGACCAGCGCCCGGTCGGCCAGGTGCGCCAGCACCTCGTTCTCGCTGGCCACCTTCACCGCGCCGTACAGGTCCGGGTCCGCCGCCGGCGTCGACCCGTCCTCCTGCCTCGGCTCCAGCAGCGGCGCCCCCACCGTCTGCCCCGGCGTCTTCGTGTCGGCATACACGTTGATCGAGGACACGAACGTCCAGTGGCCCGCGTTCGGCCCCAGCACCCGCACCGCGTCGCGGACCCACGGGTAGGAGATGGTCGCCACGTCCACCACCGCGTCGAACCGCTCGTCCGCCAGCGGCGCCAGCGCCTCCGGGTCGTCGCGGTCCAGCTTCAGCAGCCGCGCCCCCGCCGGCACGTCCCCGCTCGTTCCCCGGGCCACACAGACCACCTCGTGACCCCTGCCCAGCGCCTCCGCCGCCACCGCGTGGCCGAGGAACACCGTCCCACCCAGAACCAGTAGTCGCATGGCTCACACCCTCGACCGGCCGCCGGCCCGCCGCCACCGCTCTCGCGCTGGGCGAACGCCCGAGGCGGGCCGGGCCGGGCGTGACGGAAATCATCGACCTGGACAAACCCGGTCACGACGGCGTGAAACCGGTGCTCGCGTTCACCCGGCGTTCGGCGGGTGTCCATCGACTTCACCCAGGTCAGGTAGGCTTTGGCGGTACCGCGACCCTTCCACACCGGGAGCATCCTCAGTGGCCCGAGTCGTCGTCGACGTCATGCCCAAGCCCGAAATCCTCGACCCGCAGGGTCAGGCGGTGGCCAACGCGCTGCCCCGTCTCGGTTTCGACGGCATCGGCAGCGTCCGCCAAGGCAAGCACTTCGAACTGGACGTCGACGACTCGGTCGACGACGCCACCCTCGCCAAGATCGCCGAGACCTTCCTCGCCAACCCGGTCGTCGAGGACTGGGTCGTGCGGCGGGTGGAGTCGTGACCGCGCGCATCGGGGTCATCACCTTCCCCGGCACGCTGGACGACGTGGACGCGGCCCGGGCGGTGGACCGGTCGGGCGCGCAGTCGGTGGCGCTGTGGCACGCGGACGCCGACCTCAAGGGCGTGGACGCGGTGGTGGTGCCGGGCGGCTTCTCCTACGGCGACTACCTGCGGGCGGGCGCGATCGCCCGGTTCGCGCCGGTGATGTCGGAGGTCATCGCGGCCGCCGCCAAGGGGCTGCCGGTGCTGGGCATCTGCAACGGCTTCCAGATCCTGTGCGAGGCGGGCCTGCTGCCGGGCGTGCTGATCCGCAACAAGGGCCTGCACTTCGTCTGCCGCGACCAGTGGCTGCGGGTGGACAACACGTCCTCGGCCTGGACCAGCCGGTTCGACCAGGGCGCGGAGATCCTCATCCCGCTGAAGTCGGGCGAGGGCTGCTACGTGGCCGACCAGCACGTCATCGACGAGCTGGAGGGCGAGGGCCGGGTGGCATTCCGCTACGTCGGCGGCAACCCCAACGGCGCGCTCAACGACATCGCCGGCATCACCAGCGCCAACGGGCGCGTGGTGGGCCTGATGCCGCACCCGGAGCACGCGATCGACGCGCTGACCGGCCCGTCGGACGACGGCCTCGGCCTGTTCCTGTCCGCTCTCGACTCCCTGGTGGCGGCGTGACGACGACTGAGCATCTGATCGACACGGTCGAGCACGCGACGGCGACGCCGGACAACGCGCAGCCGTACCGTGAGCTGGGCCTGAAGGACGACGAGTACCAGCGCATCCGCGACATCCTCGGTCGCCGGCCGACGGACGCCGAGCTGGCCATGTACTCGGTGATGTGGAGCGAGCACTGCTCGTACAAGTCGTCCAAGATCCACCTCGCCTACTTCGGCAGGACCACGACCGACGAGATGCGGGCCAAGATGCTGGCCGGCATCGGCGAGAACGCCGGCGTGGTCGACATCGGCGACGGCTGGGCGGTCACCTTCAAGGTGGAGAGCCACAACCACCCGTCCTACGTGGAGCCCTACCAGGGCGCGGCCACCGGCGTCGGCGGCATCGTCCGCGACATCATGGCGATGGGCGCCCGCCCGATCGCGGTGGTGGACCCGCTGCGCTTCGGCCCGGCCGACGCCCCGGACACCCGCCGCGTGCTGCACGGCGTGGTGGCCGGCGTCGGCGGCTACGGCAACTGCCTCGGCCTGCCCAACATCGGCGGCGAGCTGGTCTTCGACGCTTCCTACGCCGGCAACCCGCTGCTCAACGCGGGCTGCATCGGCGCGCTGCGGGTGGAGGACCTGCACCTGGCGCATGCCTCGGGCACCGGCAACAAGGTCATCCTGTTCGGCGCGCGCACCGGCCTCGACGGCATCGGCGGCGTCTCGGTGCTGGCCAGCGACACGTTCTCCGGCGACGAGGGCGGCTCCGGCCGCAAGAAGCTGCCGAGCGTGCAGGTGGGCGACCCGTTCACCGAGAAGGTGCTCATCGAGTGCTGCCTGGAGCTGTACCGCGAGGGCATCGTGGTCGGCATCCAGGACCTCGGCGGCGCCGGCCTGTCCTGCGCCACCAGCGAGCTGGCCAGCGCCGGCGACGGCGGCATGCACGTCTGGCTGGATCGGGTTCCGTTGCGCGCCAAGGGAATGACGCCGGCCGAGGTGCTGTCCTCGGAGTCCCAGGAGCGCATGATGGCCGTGGTGAAGCCGTCCGATGTGGACGCCTTCATGCGGGTGTGCAAGAAGTGGGACGTCATCGCCACCGAGATCGGCGAGGTCACCGACGGCGACCGGCTGGTCATCACCTGGCACGACCAGGTCGTGGTGGACGTGCCGCCGCGCACCGTCGCGCACGAGGGCCCGGTCTACCACCGGCCGATCGAGCGGCCCGCGGACCAGGATGCCTTGCAGGCCAACGGTCCCGAGTCGCTGCCGCGGCCCACGACGGCCGAGGACCTGCGGGCGCTGCTGCTGCGGATGATCTCCTCGCCGAACCTGGCGTCCAAGCGCTGGGTGACCGAGCAGTACGACCGCTACGTGCGCGGCAACACCGTGCTGGCCCAGCCGTCCGACTCGGGCATGGTCCGCGTCGACGAGCAGACCAACCGTGGCGTGGCCCTGGCCACCGACTGCAACGGCCGGTTCTGCAAGCTCGACCCGTACCAGGGCGCGCAGTTAGCGCTGGCCGAGGCGTACCGGAACGTGGCCTCGACCGGCGCGACGCCGCTGGCGGTCACCGACTGCCTGAACTTCGGCTCGCCCGAGGACCCGGCGGTGATGTGGCAGTTCGAGCAGGCCATCAAGGGCCTGGCCGACGGCTGCGCCCAGCTGGGCATTCCGGTCACCGGCGGCAACGTCAGCTTCTACAACCAGACCGGCAGCACGGCGATCCTGCCGACGCCCGTGGTCGGCGTGCTCGGCGTCATCGACGACGTCACGCGGCGCATCCCGACCGGCTTCGGCACCGAGCCCGGCGAGACGCTGCTGCTGCTCGGCGACACCCGGGACGAGTTCGGCGGCTCCGAGTGGGCGCACGTCGAGCACGGCCACCTCGGCGGCCGGCCGCCGCAGGTCGACCTGGAGCGGGAGCGGCTGCTGGCCGAGGTGCTGGTCGCCGGCTCGCGGGACGGCATGCTGTCCGCGGCGCACGACCTGTCCGACGGCGGCCTTGCGCAGGCGATCGTCGAGTCCTGCCTGATCGGCGAGACCGGCGCGCGGATCATCCTGCCCGAGGGCGTGGACCCGTTCGTGCAGCTGTTCTCCGAGTCCGCCGGCCGGGTCGTGGTCGCGGTGCCGCGCAGCGAGGAGCTGCGGTTCACCGAGATGTGCACGGCGCGTGAGCTGCCGTGGGTGCGCATCGGCGTGGTGGACAAGGAGTCGACCGAGCTGGAGTTCCAGGGCGTGGCGACCTACTCCCTGGACGAGCTGCGCACGGCCTGGGAAGGCACCTTGCCCGCCCTGTTCGACTGAGTTTGTGCCTTGCGCTCTCCGGGACTGAGGGCTCTCAGTCCCGGAGAGCGCAAGGCTTAGAGAGGCCGAGCCCCGCACGGAACGCGCGGCATGGGCGCTGTCAGCCGTTGGCCAGGGCCTGTAGGCGGTCGTAGCTGCCGTTGAACTCGTCCTGGTCGCCGGGGAAGGTGCCGGAGTCGGCGTACTGCCAGAAGGTGTAGACGGTCCAGGCGTACGGCAGGACGCCGACGCTGCTGGCGTAGCGGGCGACCCACAGCGGGTTGGTGGAGGTGAAGTCGCCGCGGTTGCCGGTGCAGTCCTGCCACCACTGCTGCGCGGTGTAGATCACCGGCCACACCCCGGCGCGGGCGTGGTAGGTGTTGCTGAAGTCCAGGATCCACTGCACCATCCCGGCCTGGGACAGGCCGTAGCACTCGGCGCCGGACGGGTTCCACTCGATGTCCAGCGCACCGGGCAGGGTCTTGCCGTCGCGGGACCAGCCGCCGCCGTGGTCGACGAAGTAGTTGGCCTGGGTGGTGCCGTTGGTGGTGTTGGGTGTGGCGAAGTGGTAGGCGCCGCGGATCATGCCGACGTTGTAGGAACCGTTGTACTGCTGGGCGAAGTACCCGTTGATGTAGTACGTGCCCTCGGTGGCCTTGACGTAGGCGAACCGGCCGCCGTTGTTCCACGCGGTCTGCCAGTCGACGTTGCCTTGATAGGAGCTCACATCCATGCCGTACACGACGGCGGCCGGCCCGAACGCGGTCGGCTTCTCGGCGGTGCGGTGGCCGAGGTGCCGGGCGACCTGCGAGCCCATGGTGTGGTTGTGCTGCGCGTCCTGCACGGAGTCGGGGGGATTTCCGCCCGAAGTGGCGGCGCCGGCAGGGGTGGTGGCGCCGAAGGCTACGGACAGGATCATGGCGGTCAGTGCCGCCGCCAGCCGGCGGCCGCGGCCCGCCGGACGTAACCGAGTGTTCATGGTGGAACCTCTCGATCTGCTCGCAGGGAAGCGGATCACGTGGAACTTCCACGTTGCGTGAAGTGTGAACGAGGATTCACGCTTCGGCTAGATTGACGGTGATTTTCTCACGTATACGGAGTAGCGGTATTACGTCGTAGGGGTGAATATCGTTGGCCTGGCGGCCATGTGGCTCGGCCGCTCGTGGTTAGTCTGCGCCTCCTGTCAACTCTGACACCACACAACTAGTTGGTGGGTAACGAGTTGATCAGCCAAGTGTGAATGCGTGAAGCCGGTCGGCGTTGCCGTTGAAGCGGTTCTGGTCGCCGGGGAACACGCCCTTGTCCGCGAACTGCCAGATCGCCTGTGTCGTCCAGCCGCCGGGCAGCGTGCCGACATCGGTGCCGTAGCGCGGAATCCACAACGGATTCCCCCGCAGCAGGGTGGTGTTGCCGGTGCACTTCGTCCACCACGTGTAGCTGGTGTAGATCGTCGGCGGAATGCCGGTGCGGCGCCACATCTGGTCGCTGAAGGCCTTGATCCAGGCGGTCATCTGCTCCGGCGTGAGCTTGTAGCAGGTGTCGCCGTACGGGTTGTACTCGATGTCCAGCGCGGGCGGCAGCGTGCGGCCGTCCTTGGACCAGCCGCCGCCGTGGTCGACGAAGTAGTTGGCCTGGGTGGCGCCGTCGGAGACGTCCGGCAACGCGAAGTGGTACGCGCCGTGGGCGAGGCCGGCGGCGTAGGAGCCGTTGTACTGCTGGGCGAAGTTCGGATTGGTGTAGGTGATGCCCTCGGTCGCCTTGGCGTACGAGAACTTGCCGCCGTTGCGCGCGACGGTCGCCCAGTCCACGTCACCCTGATGGCTGCTCACGTCCAGGCCCAGGGCGTCGTCGTCGGCCTTGACGTCGAGCAGCGGCGTGCCGCCGGTGCCCTCGTGCCTGGCGATCTGTGACCCGGCGTAGTCGTCCTGGGGGTGGGCCAGCGGCTGCGCGGACGCGGGCGTCGGGGCGGTGATCATCGCCGTGACGAGCACGCCGGCCAGCAACGCCCGCACGCCTGTTCGTGTCTTCGACTCCATGGGCGAATTCCTTCCCCGCTGGGGATCGAACGGAGTATCACACTAGACCGATCGGCCTAACTTCTCGCGTTGAGCGGGCCCGCGTGTCCGGGACTAGCGTTGGCTGCCATGGGTCTCAGGCATCCGGCCGACGACAGGGGCCGGCACTCCGACGTCACGGTCAATCCCGTGTTCACCCGCGAGCCGGTGCGCATCCCGCGCGATGTGCTGCCGGCCGATGGCCTCGATCCGGAGCTGGCCTACCAGGTCGTGCACGACGAGCTGATGCTCGACGGCAACGCCCGGCTCAACCTGGCCACGTTCGTGACGACGTGGATGGAGCCGCAGGCGGCGCGGCTGATGTCCGAGACGTTCGACAAGAACATGATCGACAAGGACGAGTACCCGCGCACCGCCGACCTGGAGTCGCGCTGCGTGCGCATGCTGGCCGACCTGTGGCACGCGGAGGATCCGGCGCGGGCGGTCGGCTGCTCGACCACCGGCTCCAGCGAGGCGTGCATGCTGGCCGGCCTCGCCCTCAAGCGCCGCTGGCAGCATCGCCGCCGGGCCGAGGGAAAGCCGACGGACCGCCCGAACGTCGTCATGGGCATCAACGTCCAGATCTGCTGGGAGAAGTTCGCCAACTACTGGGACGTCGAGGCGCGGCTGGTGCCGATGGAGGGCGACCGGTTCACGCTGTCCGCGGCCGAGGCGGTGGCCCGCTGCGACGAGAACACCATCGGCGTCGTCGCCATCCTGGGGTCCACCTTCGACGGCTCGTACGAGCCGGTGGCCGAGATCTGCGCGGCGCTGGACGAGTTCCAGCAGCGCACCGGCCACGACATCCCGGTGCACGTGGACGGCGCCTCCGGCGCGATGGTCGCCCCGTTCTGCGACCCCGAGCTGGAGTGGGACTTCCGGCTGCCGCGGGTGGCGTCGATCAACACCTCAGGTCACAAGTACGGGCTGGTCTACCCCGGTGTCGGCTGGGCGGTCTGGCGGGACGCCGACGCGCTGCCCGAGGACCTGGTGTTCCGGGTGAACTACCTGGGCGGCGACATGCCGACGTTCGCGCTGAACTTCTCCCGTCCCGGCTCCCAGGTGATCGCCCAGTACTACAACTTCCTGCGGCTGGGGTTCGACGGCTACCGGCGGGTGCAGCTGTCCTGCCGGGAGGTGGCCACCTGGCTGGCCGGGGAGATCGGCAAGCTGGGGCCGTTCCAGCTGCTGACCAGCGGCGACCAGCTGCCGGTGTTCGCGTTCACGCTGTCCGAGGAGATCACCCGCTACTCGGTGTTCGACGTCTCGGCGGCGCTGCGGCAGGCGGGCTGGCTGGTGCCGGCCTACACGTTCCCGGACAACCGGACGGACCTGGTCGCTTTGCGCATCGTGGTGCGCAACGGCTTCGGCCGCGACCTCGCGGAGTTGCTGCTGGACGACCTGCGTCGGGCGCTGCCGGTGCTGGAGCGGCTGGACCGGCCGCTGCACGGCCCGGAGTCCGCGGGCTTCGAGCACGGGCAGC includes these proteins:
- a CDS encoding MOSC domain-containing protein; this encodes MSVQVSTLVSYPIKGCAGTTTPTTEVTPTGLRHDRAWMVVDGDGVFRSQRNEPKLAVVRPSVVDGRLRVSAPDIEDLVLDVVPDGQRRPVRVHNWDGVGVDQGQAAADWFSEVLGEPSRLVGLPPEHVRPSTGEHEGLTGFADAHALLVTSLASLDGLNGRILDKGAEPVPMNRFRPNIVISGWPEPHTEDRVRRMAIGDAEFGYAKICVRCAVPMVDQATGRRAGPEPIRSLAQYRRDPGGGVTFGMKAVVLRPGTISVGDAVTVGRWADVSSFAGEPA
- a CDS encoding phosphoribosylaminoimidazolesuccinocarboxamide synthase, which gives rise to MPALTDYAQIAAGKVRELYRVDDELLLLVASDRISAYDWVLPTEIPDKGAVLTAMSVFWFEALGDIVPNHLVSDDDPRIPAEVRGRALLVRSLKMIEFECVARGYLTGSGLIDYNNTGAVCGVRLPAGLVESSRLAEPIFTPATKAPLGEHDENITFEQMAAGGAETAAELRDLTLAVYKRGAEIAEKAGLILADTKLEFGRDANGRIVLGDEVLTPDSSRYWPLDGYQAGRVQPSYDKQYVRDWLTSPESGWDRKSNTPPPPLPDDVVAATRAKYVEAYEKVTGRRF
- a CDS encoding DUF2334 domain-containing protein; its protein translation is MSSRLVVSLSGINARTLAQATGLAAELDSRGVPLSLLVAPRVGRHSADSPALRWVRSRAAGGDAVVLHGIDHDLDPCRRPRIIRRQAEFAALPAHEANLRLVAARALLERLDLRTDYFAPPRWLASNGTLIALRRHGFRLCADVTAVRDLFSGAVIPGRVHGLARTERGEQWLCWALVLGVARAARRGGLVRVAADANDLHRPGPRQAVLDAIDIALHHGAEPMTYAGLHLRRLAVS
- a CDS encoding MBL fold metallo-hydrolase — protein: MQIVHFGHACVLLDTGSARLLIDPGTLATGFEQTEGLDAVLITHQHFDHLDRDRLPALLAANPGAKLVVDPDSAGIVKELGLEHTVANAGDKLTLAGATVDVIGGQHASIYGDLPGITNVGYLVDGGAFLHPGDSFARPAGDVDVLGVPESAPWLKLAEVLDYVKAVKPRVGVPIHEGLHNDLGHMLAENWLNQTKPEGTEIVRLAHGEATKV
- a CDS encoding NAD-dependent epimerase/dehydratase family protein, which translates into the protein MRLLVLGGTVFLGHAVAAEALGRGHEVVCVARGTSGDVPAGARLLKLDRDDPEALAPLADERFDAVVDVATISYPWVRDAVRVLGPNAGHWTFVSSINVYADTKTPGQTVGAPLLEPRQEDGSTPAADPDLYGAVKVASENEVLAHLADRALVVRSGLITGPGDRSDRFGYWPGRFARGGRVLAPAAEGQLTQHVDVRDLASWFVDAGEQGIAGVYDGIGPARPLTELLDEIREVVAPADTEIVWASEEQLRDNEVGYWAGPKSLPLWVPPEDYGFTAHDAEPAIAAGLKIRSFADAVRGALAVEDELGFDRERRAGLTAAQETEVLDRLQA
- the purS gene encoding phosphoribosylformylglycinamidine synthase subunit PurS; its protein translation is MARVVVDVMPKPEILDPQGQAVANALPRLGFDGIGSVRQGKHFELDVDDSVDDATLAKIAETFLANPVVEDWVVRRVES
- the purQ gene encoding phosphoribosylformylglycinamidine synthase subunit PurQ, encoding MTARIGVITFPGTLDDVDAARAVDRSGAQSVALWHADADLKGVDAVVVPGGFSYGDYLRAGAIARFAPVMSEVIAAAAKGLPVLGICNGFQILCEAGLLPGVLIRNKGLHFVCRDQWLRVDNTSSAWTSRFDQGAEILIPLKSGEGCYVADQHVIDELEGEGRVAFRYVGGNPNGALNDIAGITSANGRVVGLMPHPEHAIDALTGPSDDGLGLFLSALDSLVAA
- the purL gene encoding phosphoribosylformylglycinamidine synthase subunit PurL, translated to MTTTEHLIDTVEHATATPDNAQPYRELGLKDDEYQRIRDILGRRPTDAELAMYSVMWSEHCSYKSSKIHLAYFGRTTTDEMRAKMLAGIGENAGVVDIGDGWAVTFKVESHNHPSYVEPYQGAATGVGGIVRDIMAMGARPIAVVDPLRFGPADAPDTRRVLHGVVAGVGGYGNCLGLPNIGGELVFDASYAGNPLLNAGCIGALRVEDLHLAHASGTGNKVILFGARTGLDGIGGVSVLASDTFSGDEGGSGRKKLPSVQVGDPFTEKVLIECCLELYREGIVVGIQDLGGAGLSCATSELASAGDGGMHVWLDRVPLRAKGMTPAEVLSSESQERMMAVVKPSDVDAFMRVCKKWDVIATEIGEVTDGDRLVITWHDQVVVDVPPRTVAHEGPVYHRPIERPADQDALQANGPESLPRPTTAEDLRALLLRMISSPNLASKRWVTEQYDRYVRGNTVLAQPSDSGMVRVDEQTNRGVALATDCNGRFCKLDPYQGAQLALAEAYRNVASTGATPLAVTDCLNFGSPEDPAVMWQFEQAIKGLADGCAQLGIPVTGGNVSFYNQTGSTAILPTPVVGVLGVIDDVTRRIPTGFGTEPGETLLLLGDTRDEFGGSEWAHVEHGHLGGRPPQVDLERERLLAEVLVAGSRDGMLSAAHDLSDGGLAQAIVESCLIGETGARIILPEGVDPFVQLFSESAGRVVVAVPRSEELRFTEMCTARELPWVRIGVVDKESTELEFQGVATYSLDELRTAWEGTLPALFD
- a CDS encoding lysozyme translates to MNTRLRPAGRGRRLAAALTAMILSVAFGATTPAGAATSGGNPPDSVQDAQHNHTMGSQVARHLGHRTAEKPTAFGPAAVVYGMDVSSYQGNVDWQTAWNNGGRFAYVKATEGTYYINGYFAQQYNGSYNVGMIRGAYHFATPNTTNGTTQANYFVDHGGGWSRDGKTLPGALDIEWNPSGAECYGLSQAGMVQWILDFSNTYHARAGVWPVIYTAQQWWQDCTGNRGDFTSTNPLWVARYASSVGVLPYAWTVYTFWQYADSGTFPGDQDEFNGSYDRLQALANG
- a CDS encoding lysozyme — translated: MESKTRTGVRALLAGVLVTAMITAPTPASAQPLAHPQDDYAGSQIARHEGTGGTPLLDVKADDDALGLDVSSHQGDVDWATVARNGGKFSYAKATEGITYTNPNFAQQYNGSYAAGLAHGAYHFALPDVSDGATQANYFVDHGGGWSKDGRTLPPALDIEYNPYGDTCYKLTPEQMTAWIKAFSDQMWRRTGIPPTIYTSYTWWTKCTGNTTLLRGNPLWIPRYGTDVGTLPGGWTTQAIWQFADKGVFPGDQNRFNGNADRLHAFTLG
- a CDS encoding glutamate decarboxylase, encoding MGLRHPADDRGRHSDVTVNPVFTREPVRIPRDVLPADGLDPELAYQVVHDELMLDGNARLNLATFVTTWMEPQAARLMSETFDKNMIDKDEYPRTADLESRCVRMLADLWHAEDPARAVGCSTTGSSEACMLAGLALKRRWQHRRRAEGKPTDRPNVVMGINVQICWEKFANYWDVEARLVPMEGDRFTLSAAEAVARCDENTIGVVAILGSTFDGSYEPVAEICAALDEFQQRTGHDIPVHVDGASGAMVAPFCDPELEWDFRLPRVASINTSGHKYGLVYPGVGWAVWRDADALPEDLVFRVNYLGGDMPTFALNFSRPGSQVIAQYYNFLRLGFDGYRRVQLSCREVATWLAGEIGKLGPFQLLTSGDQLPVFAFTLSEEITRYSVFDVSAALRQAGWLVPAYTFPDNRTDLVALRIVVRNGFGRDLAELLLDDLRRALPVLERLDRPLHGPESAGFEHGQHR